Below is a genomic region from Balaenoptera acutorostrata chromosome 9, mBalAcu1.1, whole genome shotgun sequence.
CAAAACCTTCCAAGATCCCTTCTTCTCCATTGTCTGCACTTCTCATAGATTCTGAAAGGTAGAAATAGTGTTTTTCATCCCAGTTTCCCAGTtggctaaatgaataaatgagaacacCTGGCTTTATTACTTTCCCTTAAAGCCTTTCCTCCTCTTGCCTCCTCCCCTCCATTCCTTTTAAGTAAGAACAAACCACTGCCCGGTGAATAAATGCATATAGTTTGTAGGTAAGTCATGACTTTTTCACTGATCCAGCCACAAACTTCTGCTTGGTATCCCCTCGCATACACCAAGATATGACTGAAGTAGGGACAGTTTGTGGTCCTGCACCCTACCAAGATAAGTGGACACAATGGAAATTGATATTCATGAGATCTGAGCCATTCTGCCAGTAAAAAGTTGCTTTAATTGGAATATCTGAAGGATCTAAGGGAAAattgggagtggagggaggataCAGGCAAGCAGGCTAACATTTACCAAATGCCAAACACAATGTTAGGCTCTATCTATGATGTCTTATTTAACTGAAGTGGGGGAGGAATGGGCATAAACGTATAGGTTTTTGAATTgcataaaaagaaaagccaatatGTCCTTTCCTTCCTTTGGTTGAAAAAAGTTATTCATGCATTTATAgccttttctttctaattaaaaataacaagagTGGAGAATCACTGAAATTTCTAATTTCAAAGACAATTTGTTTAACTAGCTTGAAAAATGATTCtataaaaacattattataaaAGCTTTTGGTGTGTAAGAGAAAGTATCACTAGGCTGATGGGTACAGCCAGAGCACCTAACGCTGTCCATTCAGCTCCCAAACTGTCACTGTGGGCGGGCAGGTAATGCCACTTGAAACTACCTAAATGAAACCATTTTTATAGAAGCTTTTACAATCTGTACTTGGTTTTCAATGAAAAAGTTCTTCATAATAAATCCAAATGGCATAACATCAAAAATACCTGACAGGTTGGCCCCATTCCCAGCAAGTCTACTTCTTCCCAACATCTTGTAACTTACATGGCACTGGGCTGAGGCACCACCAATGCACCGCTGTGATCTAAAAATTCTCTCAAACTGCCTCCTCTCCTTAGGTCAACAGCCCACCCATGCCCTATTTAGAACTTTGCTGAATAAAAGTTTAATTACCTAAATGAAGGCCAAAATCCAGAAATTCAAATTCAAGCCATCGAGAAAAAAAACCTCCTTAAGTCACGGTAGAAGTAGAtgcctcagttgcttcattgatAAACCTGAAGAGGCCACTGTGATACCCTTTATACTCTAAACTTGGATGCTATAATATTTATCTTAGTCATCGTTTTATAGTCCACAGTGTTTTGCTGGATCTTCATGAGCCCAGATATTAAGCTGCTTCTTAAGTGCTTAGTAAAATTAATGgtgttgttcattcattcatctcacTGAATAGGCAGGAAGTTCATAGCTCTGGTACAAAGAAAGCTATGAGCCAGCAGGCAGAAGCGTTCATTCAGTGGGGGACGGAAGAAAAAGAACGTGTTTTCACTGCTCAGGAAACTTTCGATTCTTCTGTTTCCACTGCTGGGGCTGTAGGCAAAGCGAATGTTCTCCTGACAGTAGGGTTTCCTTGAAAACTTGGTTTCCCAAAATGCACCACCTCTGTGGGCCGAGCCTCGGGAGCTGACTGCGCTACCTGCCTGCGTCGGCGGCAGGTCACGAGGTAAAGGTCCGCTTCGCGTAGGCTGCGCGTCTGTCAGCACGTTTCCGCGGCCTCGCGGGCTCCCTCCCTCCGGCAGGCGTCGCTGGCCATTGATGGGgcgagaggaaggaagaggatctTCGATCCCGCCCCGAGGCTCGGTACCCCTGGGCCGCCTTCCTCCCGCGTCCGTCTGCGCTCGCGCCGCCGCGGCTTCTGGAGGGTCTCGCACCAGCTGCCGGCGCCCAGGGATGAACCGGGCCCTCACTCTGGAAGGCAAGAATCTGGGCGGCCGCGATTGAGGGCTCGGGCGCAGCTGGGAAGGAATCCCCGGCAGGCGAGAGCGCCAGCGCCAGGCCAAGGCGTGGGGTGCGCGGAGAGGTCCGGGATCACGGCGACGGCATCCGGAgtcgcgggcgggggcgggggcgctgCCGGGGAGTCCGGGAACCCTGGAGGGGCCGGGGAGTGGGCGGAGGTGCAGCAGGAGGCGCCCGGGGCTTGGCCGGGCTGGTCTGGTCGGGCGCGCGGTGGAGGGGAGGGACGGGGCTGCGCTGGGCTGGGCCGCCGGGTCCGCTTCCCTCGCCCTGGACTCTCGCCGGGCGGCGAGTGGTGGGGAAGAGAGCAAGACCTGCGGGCCTTTAGATCCTGGGACCGCCCTTTCCCGCTCCAGGTCGGGCGGCGAGCAGCAACGAAGGCTGAACCCTCAGTGGCAGCATGAGAGCGGGCACCGCCGCTCCGGGCTTGCGGCCgcgcggcgggcggcggcggctctGCCGGCGCTCGCCATGGGCGCGCGGTGGGGCCGGCGGCGCACTCGGCGTGGAGGCCTGAGGCTGTCCGAGGCCCAGGTGGCGCTGATGGCCGCCAGCCTGGTGTGCAGCGCCGTGGTCGTCTATGTTTGCTGGAAGCAGCTGCCGCCGCTGCCCTGGACCTCCTCCGTCCCGCCGCGGCGGGTGAGCGTGCTGCTGTGGTGGGAGCCCTTCGGGGGCCGGCACAGAGCCAAAAGGCTGCCCCCTGATTGCCGGCTGCGCTTCAACATCAGCGGCTGCCGCCTGCTCACTGATCGCGCGGCCTACGGGGAGGCCCAGGCGGTGCTTTTCCACCACCGAGACTTGGTGAAGGGACCCCCGGACTGGCCCCCGCCCTGGGGCGTCCACGTGCGCCCGGCGGAGGAGCAGCAGGTGCTGATCGACGACGAGGAGGAAGCCGCGGAGGCCTTAGCCCTGGCTGCCTCGGGCCCCAGGCCCCCGGGCCAGCGCTGGGTGTGGATGAACTTCGAGTCACCCACCCACTCCCCGGGGCTGCAGAGCCTGGCACGTAACCTCTTCAACTGGACGCTCTCCTACCCGGCCGACTCGGACATCTTCGTGCCTTATGGCTACCTCTACCCTAGGACCCATCCCAGCGAGCAGCCGGCGGGTCTGGTCCCGCCGCTGGCCCGGAAACAAGGGCTGGTGGCCTGGGTGGTGAGCAACTGGGACGAGCGCCAGGCGCGGGTCCGCTACTACCGCCAGCTGAGCCAGTACGTGACCGTGGACCTCTTCGGCAAGGGCGGGCCCGGGCAGCCGCTGCCTGACGTCGGGCTCCTGCACACGGTGGCCCGCTACAAGTTCTACCTGGCCTTCGAGAATTCGCAGCACCTGGATTATATCACGGAGAAGCTGTGGCGCAACGCCTTCCTGGCTGGGGCGGTGCCGGTGGTGCTGGGCCCAGACCGTGCCAATTACGAGCGCTTCGTGCCCCGCCGTGCCTTCATCCACGTGGACGACTTCCCTGATGCCTCCTCCCTGGCGGCCCACCTGCAATTCCTCGATCGAAACCCAGCTGCCTACCGCGGATACTTTAGCTGGCGTCGGAGCTATGCCGTGCACGTCACCTCCTTCTGGGATGAGCCTTGGTGCCGGACCTGCCAGGCTGTGCGGATGGCTGGGGACCAGCCCAAGAGCGTCCCTAACTTGGCTGGCTGGTTTCAGCGGTGAAGCCACCTTCCCCTGGCTGTAACCCAGGGAGGCCAAGTCGTCGGCTTTTGGATCCTCCGGATCCTCCGCTGTGCATCTCCTTAACTGCCGAATCACGGGACTGTATTTTCCAAACACCCGTTTTTAATCTATTCCCATAGACTAAAGCTGATTTACCaagtaatattattcagcacaaAGACTGGGAGGGAAGGGTCCTGGGTGCTCATGGTTTTTGGACAACTAGCAGTTGGGCTTCCTCTGCTGTCCAAGGGCATCTGAGCTCTGGGGTTAAGATGGGGGCCCTTCCTCCCCTTGTAACCAGTGCAGAGGTGAAGAAACAGCTTACCTACAAGAAACAATTGTCAGTGGCTCTGAATTTCTTCATCTGCCACAGGCCATATTTGTGGCCTGTGCTGAGTCCAAATCTCACACAGTGCTCGTTCACTCATGTGACTGGGCCAAATGCGGCAAACCCCTGGTTTCAGATAGAGCCTTGTTGCGGGATAGTGAAAGGACTGTGGCCACAAGTGGGTCTTTCTCTTTGTGCCTGGATTTCTCAAAGCGTCATCTCCTAAGAAGGGTGAGGAGGGTGGTCCAAGAATCCATTGACTTCCTTAACAGGTGCTGTTGTTTGTTCCCTTGCTCTATGAATGGAAACAAGATGCTGGATTGTCCTTGGAGAAGAGTTAGGATGAATATTTGGTGTACCTCACTTTACACAAATGTATTCTTGAAAAGCCGCTTTTAAATCAAATTCACTGTTTTAGAAGAGCGCAGTATTTAATGGAACCCTATGGAGAATCCCTTTATAATGTGAATAATCATCTCCTAACTGattttttctgtgtctatgtttttctttaacctggatcttttaaaaaagcatattaaaattacagatgtgaaaataaagcagaagcgaccttcctctcccttcctcccagaaAACCAGCCTGTGTTtacaaacagaagagaaggaagccaTAGTGTCACTTTccacaaaattatttattttgtgtctttaCTGGAGCTGAAATTTAAAACTGGAAAGTCAGTCCTCCATGGGGTCCTGGCATTACCTGTCTGCAGAACAATGAAAGGGATTGCACTGTATTATGGAATCATGCAAAAGGAAAAACGTTTCCTGGTGTCTGTTAATGGCAGTTTTTGATTCTGTCAGTTTTAAGTTAAATGTTTAGTTGCTAGGGAACAGAACTAAATCAGTGCCTGCAGTAAAAACTTTATCTTTTGTTACAGAAATCTGCGCTTCTCCCTGGGGCCACCAGGTTCCCCTCCTGGTCTGCCCAGTAGTACAGTGGGTACATCCTCACATTTCTACTGCCCCTGAGACTGTGCTATGGGACCAACTTTGAAAATATATGCATTGACTTTAAAAGTTGTTGAATGAGCAGCATATTAGGTGTCACCATGTACCTGCGCCATGTGAAACACTGAGcttgggaaaaacaaaaatgtataaggCAAGGTTCCTCTCTTTAAGGCTCTTACAGTCTACCACTGTCAAAAAGTAAATAGTGGACTTTGATAAATCAGTTGGCAGAACTTATTTGTTTAAagtaatgttcttttttaaaaaattagttaatttatttttggctgtgttgggtcttcgttacagtgcgcgggcttcttattgcggtggcttctcattgtggagcacaggctttaggcgcccaggcttcagtagttgtggcacacgggctcagtagttgtggcacatgggctctagagcacaggctcagtagctgtggtgcatgggcttagttgctccgcgtcatgtgggatcttcccggaccagggctcaaacccatgtcccctgcattggcaggcggattctcaaccactgtgccaccagggaagccccaggctactctttgttgaggtgcgcgggcttctcaatgtggtggcttctcttgttgtggagcacgggctctaggcacgtgggcttcagtagttgtggcacgcgggttcagtagttgtagctcgcgggctctagagtgcaggctcagtagttatggcgcacgggcttagttgctctgcccgtgtcccctgaattggcaggcagattcttaaccactgtgctaccagggaagccccctttttttttttgatttacatatagttgacttacagtgttgtgttagtttcaggtgtagagcaaagtgattcagttaatatatatattatatatgtagtatatatatataatatatattctatataacatatatattatagataatatatattctttttcggattcttttccattataggttattacaagatatagaatatagttccctgtgctatacagtggatccttgttgtttatctgttttatatatagtattgtgtatctgttaatcccaaactcctaatttgggggggagggataaattaggagtaaaGTGACATTCTTAATAATACCATAAATCAATTATTAGAAAGCAAGTTGATTTAAAGCCTgaaataatgtgtttttttttctccttgatttaTTATAATAAGCACCCTCAGTGACCGTTGTGGGTAAGGTCCAAGATTAATTAGGTTTATACAGAATTCTGCTGTAAACAGTAATTTTGCATGTGATTAGTACAATTAGCTGAATCATAAAGTAACTTTTATCTCTATGCAATTGTTCGAAAAGCTCACCAAAGTCTAGGTGCTTCAATTCTCCCTTTCtcttaaaaggagaaattgaaatcCCTGGATAAAATTTcctcattaaaatattatagtatGGGCAGAATTGCAATATCAAAAGAGAACCTccaataaagaaggaaagattcTATTCTTAAAATCAGTATTTATGATTTATTGGTCAATGGTCTTGGTGTTATTGGGAATCTACATGGGACAGTGGGGGATAGTTTGGAGTTTGAAGGTAATCTGGCTTAACTCTGAATtccagccatgtgaccttgggcaaattagtAATaaccctgagcctcagctttcttaactgtaaaatggggccagaAATGACTTCACAGCTCCTTATGAGCTGTTCAGGTAATAAAGTAATAAGGTGCCTAACACAGCGGTGACTCAGTTGGTGACAGACAGGTTTATTTCCCTTCTTGCAGTGACTTCAGGGTGCCTCCATGGATTGCAGAATTAAATCTCAGGGTATGTTACAgaatatatctaaaataaaaaggaagtggCCTCAGAGCATGTATTTCAAATGAATCCCTAAAGCTCAGCCATACTATTTCAAGAGTCATTACTGCCATTTAGATTGAGCTTGAATTTGCAGACTAGGAAGAAGCACTACgctttctttgaaatttttttttaaaaacttgtttttgttttggttaatttatattgttaaataagtattattttaCTAATGCTCTCCTTGGTATTAACTCTATTTAAAACTAACCATGTATTTATTGAATAGTTAGCATGAGGAAGGTACAATTGCAGTTTTATGTGCAAATTTGGGGTAAGGAACAAACTATATTTTTAGGCTAATTTCAtcaaagagcaagagaaatgCAGCAATTGCTCATTTTATGTGATTTCATTTTTCAAGTCATTCTAAATTGAGTAGGTTAAAATTTCACATATgctaatataaaaatacatagagaTGCATCACATTATTTCAAAATGGCTTTCATAAACTTTTCTTTCAAATGtattacaaatttaatttaatatttttagtgcTTGATGACTTTAATTACACGAGTACGCCTGAAATATTTGCATCAAGAAGACAGTCTGACTTGCTTTCAGTATTCACAGGTCCTTTCCAGTTTCCAAACCCTTCCTCAGCAGTAATTTAGAGGAGACAGGGTAGCTGCATGGAAAGAGCTCGCAATTTGGAGTCAAAACCTGGGTATGTGGTTTTGCCACTTTCTGCCCCTGTGGCCCTGATTAGGCGAGTTACTTAAATTAGCGTCCTCCTTTATATGCATGAATGCCCCTGCAAAACAAAGATTAAATGTGTTTGCCAGGGTGCTTTGTACATTGTAAAGTGCTATACAGTTACAGGATGCTCCAAATTTTCAAAGCTCTAGAGCAGGGATCagcacactttttctgtaaagggccagagagtaggTATTTCAGGCTTTGCTGGCCATACAGTCTCTGCGGCCACTACTCACCTCTGCTGTTGGTAGTACAAAAGCAGCCACTGACAATCTGTAAACAAAGGCAGTgcctggatttggcctgtgggctatAGTTTGTTAACTCTGCTCTAGACTTTTAGAGATAGGAGGAATTTGAGAACCTACCTGCTGGGGTTTTCTTAGAAGGGATTTACGAATTGGAAGTAGAGAATTTTGGAGGCAGTTATTCCTGGGTTACTAGACCAGCTTTGCAACGTTTCCTAATTGTCTCATCTCGGGTAAATTATTTAAGCTTTCTGTGTATTGATATTCTCATCTCTAATTGAAGGTAACCATATATAATTTATGGAGGTGTTGGGAGAATTAGAAAAGACCCTTAAAGTACTCAAGACAATGTCGGGCACACAGGAAGCACCTGGAAGATGTTAGCTGTGATGATCACCagtccattttatagaagaagggACCTGGTTAAGGACTTACCTAAGGTTACAGCAATAGCGGCAGAACCAGCCGTGCTTGTGCAAGTCACAACTCCTTTGAGCCTCTGTCACTTGAACTGCAAAAGGAAGGGGTGGGACAACATCTTCTCTTGGGACCTTCTAGTTCCATTGCCCTCATTCTACTAACTGGCACCCTAGGGCTTAAAGAACTAATTTACCTCCCTAAGTGCCTTCCTTACAGTCTGGAAATGACTTAACTACACAGCATCAGTAAACTGGCAGAAAATCCAGGCACCAGAGAGGGAGACTCTGATGTagcattaataaaatatatatctatttatatataatatgtaattattatattttatagatgtgtgtatatatgatatatatcgtTTTTTAATAACATGCCTTAAATATCAGGGAAGGGAGCCAATTTCTTGGTAATTAGTATGGTGAATAATTGCACTGAATACAGTTCAAGTCATTCTTGGATATGTCTCAGGGACTCTTATGCTACACATTCTTATAACAAATCAAGTATTTATGTACCCATGTTCAGATTGTTTTGACAAAATGATTAAAGATGGAAAATGACTCCTTGTTTATAATGTATATTTCCCAGGCACTAATGTATTCAGCGATGATACATGGGATGTTTCTTGGTCAAGGGGTTTCTGTAAGTTCTTTGGTTCTAGAATGGTGACTGAAATGTGATGGCTTTGCCTTTTCTGAATTACACAAGGTCTCATGCAGCTCGTCCTCTGCTCTTTCTTGCCTGGCTTCTTCACTTTAACCTAGTGACTCATCTCCAAGGGTGTAAGTAGTGTActcctttctctcattccagtTTACTTCACTGAGTGCTCTGATGCCCTCTGTACTGTCTCTAGCTCCTGTGCGctaattaaataatgccatttttaaaagaggtagaataatgggaattccctggcggtccagtggtaaggactcctcgctctcactgctgagagcccaggttcgatccctggtcggggaactaagatctcacaagatgcacggcatggccaaaaaataaaaaaaatttttaaaaacagaggtaGAATAAAGATTAGGAATGTGATGGTGGGCAGAGGCATCTTTCTTCTTAACAGCTTATGCTCAAATtattaaaaggggaaaatatgaACTTGGAAAAACACTATTTTCTCTACTTTCCCTTCTCCAATAGATACACACTGATGTGCTCATTTAAGTATAGAGTTTGAAAAATGATGATAGCCAGCTGAGGGTAGAAGCAGGTGTGACAAGAAAAGAGGACTCAATAatgaaagagttttaaaaaaaatgcgtTATAAAGCAGAATGGGTGGTGAATATATGTGGGGagtgaagaggaaaaaggaaagacgTTGGGGTAAATGAGTAAGAAGTGCTTGAAGAGAAGGTGAGAAGATTCgatggaaaaagaagagagggaagatgAGGGTGAAATGACAAAGAAGTACGATAAAGGAGGAACATGTGCCTGGAGAATGAGAGAAGAGAGTAAAATCTACCATTCGATGCCACTTTCCTCAAAAGAAACCTTTGTTCCAACTTGAAATGCAGCATCTGTTGGCAAATGGGGAATGAAGTGACAAGGAGTCAGGAACTTAACAAGGAATAAAGTGACATTTCAGCAGAAATATAAAACTGTCCCGTGATTGGTTACAACAGATTCTTCGGATTGCTTCTTTTTCATCTTGGAAAAATCACTTTCAttgcaggtttgttttttttttctgtaaatttccAGTCAGCATACTTGAACTGTCCTCAATATCTACTTTtagagaaatttattattttttaagatagcCGTAATCAATTGACTCCTTTGAAGAAGAGTCAGAGGGAAAGATGGAGAGGATTCAGAACATTTGATACCTTATTAGTGTCATGGGGAACCCTACTATAAAACTATTTCAAGTAAGTTGTAAAGAATTGGATTTTTTGAGATCGTCAAATGAATGTTTCTGAAAATTACTGAATCTTccctaaatatactaaaaaatgatGCCCTATTAGGTCAAGTGCTAAAATCTTAATCTGAATTATTTTGCAAAGAGGGGGAAATGGACTATTCAGcaacattttacaaatatttcttggtTGTCTTCTCTGTAGGCAGTATGCTAGGACTTGGGGATGTAAATAAAACTAAGGCAAGGACTCTGCAGTCAAAAAGTGTATGTTCTAGTGGGAGAAACAGACATTTTGACAAACAATTCTAACACATAAGTGCTGGCATAAGAAAGACGTCACAGAAAGACGTATTAGATCATGTGCAGAATCACAGCATTTAAGGGGACAGAAAGCAAACTCTCAGTAGTAGCCTCAGAGGGGTGGGAGGATCACATGTCAGGAATGAACTTCCTTCATCACAGACTAAGTCTTCGTAATGTTCTTTATGAAAAATACAACTGCTACAGCCTCTAGTCTCAACATTTATCTACCTGATTATTTTCACTAACactacagttaaaaataaatgtcattattAAGCATCACCTTCAAAATGACTAATCTCTAAAGGGATTTTGCTCTCCTAGCAACTAGGCACACCTACCCTGACCTTATGATTTTCTCCTTATAATGTCAGATAAACGTTTTAGAAATCTCTGTTCCACTTCCTGAAACTTATTCTGAAATACGATGAAGCACAACCATCTTACTGATCAAACAGAAACACCTTCTGATAAAAATGAGTCTCATCTAAGGATTTATCAAGGCCTCCTTCTTTGGGAGGTATACATTTGTGGTTTTAAACAAGGATTCTTTGCTAGAAATTGTAGTTCACCAATATGTGTTGTTTATTAAGCTCTTACTGTACACGGgatactttacatatttttttccgattttttaagtctttacgTTAAAGGCATTGTAGTAGTC
It encodes:
- the LOC130704532 gene encoding alpha-(1,3)-fucosyltransferase 4-like, whose amino-acid sequence is MGARWGRRRTRRGGLRLSEAQVALMAASLVCSAVVVYVCWKQLPPLPWTSSVPPRRVSVLLWWEPFGGRHRAKRLPPDCRLRFNISGCRLLTDRAAYGEAQAVLFHHRDLVKGPPDWPPPWGVHVRPAEEQQVLIDDEEEAAEALALAASGPRPPGQRWVWMNFESPTHSPGLQSLARNLFNWTLSYPADSDIFVPYGYLYPRTHPSEQPAGLVPPLARKQGLVAWVVSNWDERQARVRYYRQLSQYVTVDLFGKGGPGQPLPDVGLLHTVARYKFYLAFENSQHLDYITEKLWRNAFLAGAVPVVLGPDRANYERFVPRRAFIHVDDFPDASSLAAHLQFLDRNPAAYRGYFSWRRSYAVHVTSFWDEPWCRTCQAVRMAGDQPKSVPNLAGWFQR